One Dermatophagoides farinae isolate YC_2012a chromosome 1, ASM2471394v1, whole genome shotgun sequence genomic region harbors:
- the LOC124491473 gene encoding uncharacterized protein LOC124491473: protein MPAAAKVERINVGSGGDQQQPQQNSKIVANNSSNNNNVNAAQDPTKIANTIIEKKIRNLEKRKSRLLELKVLAEKQEEKELLQKDQIEALKKLDSVVEMIDMLKEINKNISDSLNDYAKQQKKQQKKEQQDKLIERNQAELERIKLFLRIQKILPCVTYLKQHNKQEDSSSSSGDNDNVTTTMRLDDKHVDALENLANDSNADLDEYAEKVHLILDGSKKEFSNGITHLEMKEFCIKIIENKYLENIQSTPKLEISDEPTVDSNNVDCSDVKVADVSNNESQSKTNDKLQVTDVNAENPIRSSSTGSAKPQVETDLQKDPAVIASGFAYPPFTNGNCPVNFLPANNTAIEYSPLLIHQAVGSIPSQTFSNQNYFISNKVPIFDQAVPVVSSNQVSFTDMMACNSAEQHPQDHQDSTNKFNGPMNGKIEQSENVEKPENLNGGDTTSQQDNDSINKMNTNVDSSQIINGHGGYQKRSNYRGRGGSGGRGGSSFRGGRPNNPKNFGGYFNGGGGGGHQVNPVNNYNGTNRPLIRQNGGGRGSYRGSNDRGNGMNRNHYNPNISNQQQQQP, encoded by the exons ATGCCTGCCGCTGCCAAAGTTGAACGGATCAATGTTGGATCTGGTggtgatcaacaacaaccacagcAGAACAGCAAGATTGTCGCAAACAATAgcagcaacaataataatgttaatgCTGCTCAAGATCCTACCAAAATTGCTAATACCATAATCGAGAAAAAGATTCGTAATCTGGAAAAACGAAAG TCTCGTTTGCTCGAACTCAAAGTTTTGGCtgaaaaacaagaagaaaaagaactTTTACAAAAGGATCAAATTGAAGCCTTGAAAAAACTCGATTCCGTTGTCGAAATGATTGACATGCTTAaagaaatcaataaaaacatttccGATAGTCTCAATGAT tatgccaaacaacaaaagaaacagcaaaaaaaggAACAACAGGACAAATTGATCGAAAGAAACCAAGCTGAATTGGAACGAATCAAGTTATTTCTTCGTATTCAGAAAATTTTGCCTTGTGTCACATATCTCAAACAACATAACAAACAAGAGGATTCATCATCGAGTAgcggtgataatgataatgtcacCACTACTATG CGGTTGGATGATAAACATGTTGATGCCTTAGAAAATTTGGCAAACGATTCGAATGCTGATCTTGACGAATATGCCGAAAAAGTTCATCTGATACTAGACGGTAGTAAGAAAGAATTCTCGAATGGTATCACTCATTTGGAAATGAAGGAATTTTGTATCAAAATTATCGAGAATAAATATCTCGAAAACATTCAATCTACACCGAAACTGGAAATATCAGACGAACCGACAGTTGATTCAAACAATGTTGATTGTTCTGATGTTAAGGTTGCTGATGTCTCTAATAACGAATCTCAATCAAAG ACCAACGACAAACTACAAGTAACAGATGTGAATGCCGAAAATCCGATCCGATCATCATCCACCGGATCAGCTAAACCACAAGTTGAAACTGATTTGCAAAAAGATCCTGCTGTTATCGCATCCGGATTCGCTTATCCACCTTTTACGAATGGAAATTGTCCTGTTAATTTTCTCCCTGCAAACAATACAGCAATAGAATATTCACCTTTACTTATCCACCAAGCCGTTGGATCGATCCCTTCACAAACATTTAGTAATCAGAACTACTTCATTTCTAACAAAGTTCCAATTTTCGATCAGGCTGTTCCTGTGGTTTCCAGTAACCAGGTTTCATTTACAGATATGATGGCTTGTAATTCAGCTGAACAACATCCTCAAGATCATCAAGATTCCActaataaattcaatggtCCAATGAACGGAAAAATTGAGCAATCGGAAAATGTGGAAAAACctgaaaatttgaatggtGGAGACACAACTAGTCAGCAAGATAATGATtccatcaacaaaatgaacacGAATGTCGATTCATCTCAAATAATCAACGGTCATGGCGGTTACCAGAAACGATCAAATTATCGCGGTCGAGGTGGTAGTGGCGGAAGAGGAGGTTCATCTTTCCGAGGTGGTCGTCCAAATAATCCTAAAAATTTCGGTGGCTATTTTAACGGTGGTGGCGGCGGTGGACATCAAGTTAATCCAGTGAATAATTACAATGGAACAAATCGACCATTAATTCGCCaaaatggtggtggtcgtgGTTCATATCGTGGTTCAAACGACCGtggaaatggaatgaatCGTAATCATTACAATCCGAATATTagcaatcaacaacagcaacaaccatAA
- the LOC124491471 gene encoding mitochondrial intermediate peptidase: MIRLNRWSNFIVNNRHVSNFTSLSNQLNNLTQHSKVVPQIKYHKGLFGHQVLADFNGFYIFRQNAITRAQSLVNEATSDKRNRKMVHIFDELSNSLCKVADLAEFIRIAHPDRNYTNAAEQASIEINAEVERLNTNRILYNSLSNVVQNGDIVPTTPTDDYVTKLFLFDFEQCGIHLDENVRNEVVRLNEHILHVGTYFMYGTTKPRIVFKKEIPEHLWKYFPIDNNKIVISGLQNESNDAQLREISFKQFLQYDDHQEQLLMELIYSRLKLAKICGFNSFAHRAINGSIAGSPEIVWNLIDTVNTIIRHKSEADFNYMLKLKSEETGDPSAQLMQWDVPYYTQNHKIKKFGHDITQSSPYFSIGSCMEGLDLIFQSIFNVELKISDTTQEDLWHPSVIKLAVNDQKTSKTLGHIYCDFFVRPNKPYNDCHFTIQGGCDLPNGEYQLPIVVVFLNFPNATTSSPTLLSPSMVDNLFHEMGHAMHSMLARTPYQHITGTRCSTDLAEVPSILMEHFANDPRVVSKFAKHYQTGKSIPENLLRSWITSKHLFNSSDLQLQVFYSALDQLYHSENPIKGCNNTTDVLNMIQNQYYGIPNISNTSWQLRFGHLIGYGAKYYSYLVSKAVANSIWNKLFINDPFSSIAGQTYHDQVLAHGGGKPPKEIVESILNETISANYLAKSLINNIESNELC; the protein is encoded by the exons ATGATACGTTTGAATCGCTGGTCAAATTTCATAGTTAACAATCGTCATGTATCCAATTTCACTTCATTAAGCAATCAACTTAATAATTTAACTCAACATTCAAAGGTTGTACCACAGATAAAATATCATAAAGGTCTTTTTGGCCATCAAGTTTTGGCCGACTTTAATGGATTCTATATTTTCCGCCAAAATGCCATTACACGAGCCCAAAGTTTAGTGAATGAAGCCACTTCCGATAAACGAAACCGAAAAATGGTGcatatatttgatgaattatctAATTCACTTTGTAAGGTTGCTGATCTTGCCGAGTTTATTCGAATTGCACATCCTGACCGTAACTATACCAATGCAGCTGAACAAGCTAGCATCGAAATTAATGCTGAAGTTGAAAGATTGAATACGAATCGAATACTCTATAACTCGTTATCAAATGTTGTTCAAAATGGTGATATCGTACCGACAACGCCTACCGATGATTATGTGActaaactttttctttttgactTTGAACAATGTGGTATACATTTGGACGAAAATGTTCGTAATGAAGTTGTCCGTTTAAATGAACATATTCTTCACGTTGGAACATATTTCATGTACGGTACGACTAAACCACGAATCgttttcaaaaaagaaattccaGAGCACTTGTGGAAATATTTTCCTATTGATAACAATAAGATAGTCATCTCAGGTCTgcaaaatgaatcgaatgacGCTCAACTTCGTGAAATTTCGTTCAAACAATTCCTTCAATATGACGATCATCAAGAACAACTTTTAATGGAATTGATTTACTCTCGGCTTAAATTGGCTAAGATTTGTGGATTTAATTCATTCGCTCATAGAGCTATTAATGGTAGCATTGCGGGAAGCCCGGAGATTGTCTGGAATCTAATTGATACTGTCAATACAATAATACGCCATAAATCCGAAGCTGATTTCAATTATATGCTTAAATTAAAGTCAGAAGAAACTGGTGATCCATCAGCTCAGTTGATGCAATGGGATGTGCCTTATTATACGCAAAATCATAAGATTAAAAAGTTTGGCCATGATATCACTCAATCTAGTCCGTATTTTTCGATAGGCAGTTGCATGGAAGGtttagatttgatttttcaatcaatattcaatgtaGAATTAAAAATTAGTGACACTACTCAAGAAGATTTGTGGCATCCATCGGTGATCAAATTGGCAGTTAACGATCAAAAGACCAGCAAAACTTTGGGTCATATTTATTGTGATTTCTTCGTGCGACCCAATAAACCATATAACGATTGTCATTTTACTATTCAAGGTGGATGTGATCTGCCAAATG GAGAATATCAATTGCCGATAGTCGTAGTGTTTCTAAATTTTCCCAACGCTACCACATCATCGCCTACATTgttatcaccatcaatggtcgataatttatttcatgAAATGGGTCATGCCATGCATTCAATGTTGGCCAGGACACCATATCAACATATTACCGGAACAAGATGTTCAACAGATTTAGCTGAAGTACCCTCAATATTAATGGAGCATTTCGCTAATGATCCACGTGTTGTATCTAAATTCGCCAAGCATTATCAAACCGGAAAATCTATTCCAGAGAATCTTTTACGCAGCTGGATCACTTCCAAacatttgttcaattcaagTGATTTACAATTGCAGGTTTTCTACTCGGCCTTAGATCAATTATATCACAGTGAGAATCCAATAAAAGGCTGTAATAATACGACCGATGTTCTGAATATGATACAGAATCAATACTACGGCATACCAAACATATCGAACACATCATGGCAATTGCGATTTGGTCATTTGATTGGTTATGGAGCTAAATACTATTCCTATCTTGTATCGAAAGCTGTCGCAAATTCTATTTGGAACAAACTGTTTATAAACGATCCATTTTCCTCTATTGCGGGTCAAACTTATCATGATCAAGTCCTTGCACATGGTGGCGGTAAACCCCCAAAAGAGATTGTTGAAtccattttaaatgaaacGATAAGTGCAAATTACTTAGctaaatcattgattaataatattgaatcgaatgaattgtGTTAA
- the LOC124491474 gene encoding uncharacterized protein LOC124491474, with amino-acid sequence MELSAVGERVFAAECILKKRTRKNRVEYLVKWRGWSQKYNTWEPTENILDHRLIDSFNKAQKRRANKANRRGKSSSTTSTANETNPSSASAETNHKNSQDGSSRKSSTAKETTYNKRKSLSDKSSTQAKVSKLKSDRTIDNSDQVDSTDADYDDSNSGETSFDKQDNNNKNEISKQQPTKIIKENDDEPPECPNQTNNVKEQQVPKSNFSIGPPPEFWRRQNKIVDHIMVTDVTENDCTITVRECRTPQGFFKERTEMKSIAVSTTDSITSLKSANIH; translated from the exons ATGGAACTATCAGCGGTGGGAGAACGGGTCTTCGCCGCGGAGTGTATCTTGAAAAAACGAACAAGAAAGAATAGGGTTGAATATCTTGTCAAATGGCGAGGATGGTCACAAAAATACAATACATGGGAACCAACAGAAAATATATTAGATCatcgattaatcgattcattcaataaagcACAGAAAAGACGGGCAAACAAAGCCAATCGTCGTGGTAAATCATCAAGCACCACATCGACAGCAAATGAAACGAATCCTTCATCGGCTAGCGCTGAGACCAACCATAAAAATAGCCAGGATGGATCCTCTCGCAAAAGCTCGACAGCAAAAGAGACGACATATAATAAGAGAAAATCATTATCGGATAAGTCTTCCACACAAGCAAAAGTATCCAAATTGAAAAGTGATCGAACAATCGACAATAGTGATCAAGTAGATTCTACAGATgccgattatgatgat TCAAATTCTGGTGAAACGTCATTTGATAAACaggataataacaataaaaatgaaatcagcAAACAGcaaccaacaaaaattatcaaagaaaatgatgatgaacctcCAGAGTgtccaaaccaaaccaataACGTTAAAGAACAACAAGTGcccaaatcaaatttttcgattGGACCGCCACCGGAATTTTGGCGCCGGCAAAATAAGATCGTTGATCACATTATGGTAACCGATGTAACAGAAAATGATTGTACTATAACCGTTCGTGAATGCAGAACTCCTCAAGGATTTTTTAAAGAAAGAACAGAAATGAAAAGCATCGCTGTATCAACAACAGATTCGATAACCAGTCTAAAATCGGcaaatattcattga
- the LOC124491461 gene encoding uncharacterized protein LOC124491461, whose product MSNIHHPFYYNDKFVMIFCLLLLSSCKNGLSQSFTAFDANRTLPLLSSPTFTSSFNSNRTSSPQFQLPTTLPISESQPLSKSNAIEYFQSLFQKAIPLNLNREQTKIFLIAPANNTTNDSNVPLSASNDNILFEGIGQPIERKKSYYFLIPNEQITGRSVTGGDQSAAPQIVSDKIAHNYQLETLDNSLSQNFTGTELNSNRNFSLLTEESRTSGNDSHPISNPFASAPYRSSNDVIESLIQNIFSDLTLQSLPPEEVLFGKLPERDPQKQLDPAIIFGNRTQPEQQPPIEFNQPRQVEPESQFQTQPSPQLPLQPASQFHPQPETQLQPQPESQFQKQLSPQLPLQPASQFHPQPETQLQPQPVPQFQTQPSSQLPLQPAYQFNQQPATQLQPQPAPQFQTQLPSPPPPPQLQEVDFRQPPTTPILTNYSLGNLDINNRSLNNTLTVNQQGFISSNDIFNNNYTLNQGYNRNFKPNHGNYTFDRENFTFVRNVNNLPSLQQHNGFTNNFTLNNNYNLTNSNNYKSFEPVRHATVSFNLSSFQFPPIPPRYQAGVEYSETDEMPNVTDQDLFVELNRIQEPSVSVTKPEPISRFATTDVPRTIPTTFNDEIKATTLPIDYDQLQNNQQQQQQLVTGKIQAQTFFPSTPIPRGQTVQFHSQRVTHVAPASHSKEISNGNLAYQKLNISRYNNYFNNNYYAPYENTNYPIYNSPTVSGSTNEYYKYNISGNNFVKTYPTTLQHRSSISTMQTNRPSTTTLVPKNPFLNKQQSTQQQSTGSLTTYRYSSISQRSKSRPTMGINPTTTKPEPPSLRTVAVPMVMIPTEIADRLVNIISLPNYKFYLGKKTG is encoded by the coding sequence ATGTCCAACATTCACCATCcattttattataatgacAAATTCGTAatgatattttgtttgttattattgtcatcatgcAAAAATGGACTGTCACAATCATTTACAGCATTTGATGCAAATCGAACTTTACCGCTTTTATCATCGCCaacattcacatcatcatttaattccAACCGAACATCTTCACCACAGTTTCAATTACCAACAACATTACCAATATCAGAATCACAACCATTGTCAAAATCGAATgccattgaatattttcaatcattatttcaaaaGGCTATTCCGTTAAATCTAAATCGtgaacaaacgaaaatatttttaataGCTCCTGCAAATAATACGACAAACGACTCGAATGTGCCATTATCAgcttcaaatgataatattctaTTCGAGGGGATCGGTCAACcgattgaaagaaaaaaatcttactattttttgattccaaACGAGCAGATTACAGGACGAAGTGTAACCGGCGGTGATCAATCAGCCGCACCACAAATAGTATCTGATAAAATAGCTCATAACTATCAATTAGAAACTTTGGACAATAGTTTATCGCAAAATTTTACCGGTACAGAGTTAAATTCGAATCGTAATTTCTCTTTGTTAACCGAAGAAAGTCGTACAAGTGGCAATGATTCACATCCCATATCTAATCCATTTGCATCAGCCCCATATCGAAGTTCTAACGATGTTATTGAAAgtttaattcaaaatataTTCAGTGATTTAACTCTTCAATCGTTGCCACCCGAAGAGGTTTTATTTGGCAAACTTCCCGAACGTGATCCACAAAAACAACTTGATCCAGCGATAATATTTGGAAATAGAACACAACCAGAGCAACAGCCaccaattgaattcaatcaacCACGGCAAGTCGAACCTGAATCACAGTTTCAAACGCAGCCTTCACCACAATTACCACTTCAACCTGCTTCTCAATTCCATCCACAACCGGAAACACAATTACAACCACAACCTGAATCACAGTTCCAAAAACAGCTTTCACCACAATTACCACTTCAACCTGCTTCTCAATTCCATCCACAACCGGAAACACAATTACAACCACAACCTGTACCACAGTTCCAAACACAGCCTTCATCACAATTACCACTTCAACCTGcttatcaattcaatcaacaaccGGCAACACAATTACAACCACAACCTGCACCACAGTTTCAAACACAATtgccatcaccaccaccaccaccacagcTGCAAGAAGTTGACTTCCGCcaaccaccaacaacaccaaTACTTACAAATTATAGCCTTGGAAATTTGGACATTAACAATCGAAGTCTCAATAATACTTTAACTGTGAATCAACAAGGATTCATCAGCAGCAACGACATCTTCAATAACAATTATACCTTAAATCAAGGTTATAATCGTAATTTTAAGCCTAATCATGGCAATTACACTTTTGATCGAGAAAATTTTACTTTTGTTCGGAATGTTAACAATTTGCCATCTCTTCAACAACATAATGGCTTTACAAACAATTTCACATTGAATAACAATTACAATTTAaccaattcaaataattacAAATCATTCGAACCGGTTCGACACGCAACtgtttcatttaatttatcctcatttcaatttccacCGATTCCTCCCCGATATCAAGCTGGTGTTGAATATAGTGAAACTGATGAAATGCCCAATGTGACGGATCAAGATTTATTCGTAGAACTGAATCGAATTCAGGAGCCATCTGTATCAGTCACGAAACCAGAACCAATATCTAGGTTCGCTACAACGGATGTTCCACGAACCATTCCCACcacatttaatgatgaaattaaagCAACAACATTACCGATAGATTATGATCAATTgcaaaacaatcaacaacaacaacaacaattagtAACAGGAAAAATTCAAGCACAAACATTTTTCCCATCAACGCCTATTCCTCGTGGACAAACAGTTCAATTTCATAGCCAAAGAGTGACACATGTTGCTCCAGCATCACattcaaaagaaatttcaaatggaaatttaGCTTATCAAAAGCTGAATATAAGCCGTTACAATAATTATTTCAATAACAATTACTATGCTCCATATGAAAATACAAATTATCCAATTTACAATTCGCCAACTGTTTCCGGTTCCACGAATGAATACTACAAGTATAATATATCTGGTAATAATTTTGTCAAAACATATCCGACCACATTACAACATCGATCATCGATATCAACAATGCAAACGAATCGaccatcgacaacaacattagttccaaaaaatccatttctaaacaaacaacaatcaacacaACAGCAATCAACAGGTTCACTAACGACATATAGATATAGTTCCATTTCACAGCGATCCAAATCACGACCAACAATGGGAAtaaatccaacaacaacaaaaccagAGCCACCATCATTACGAACTGTGGCTGTACCGATGGTTATGATACCAACCGAAATAGCCGATAGACTTGTCAATATAATTTCATTGccaaattataaattttatcTTGGTAAAAAAACTGGTTGA
- the LOC124492733 gene encoding succinyl-CoA:acetate/propanoyl-CoA:succinate CoA transferase — protein sequence MTFLRHFIRLQQQHQKSQWMPLMMNRCQFHSYTNEPTHPIPGRHPKMMTADEAVSVVKSGDHVFIHGAAATPRALVPALAEHGKKNKLKDVRVHHIHTEGAGEYNAPEFEGIFRSNSLFTGANSREAINSGRADFTPIFLGEIPKLFYRGIIQPDVAMVSISPADEHGYHSLGTSCDVARAALMHSKHIIGQVNKHMPRTFGHSIVHTSHFDSLVDGPIPLPDHAPKNLTDTEKKIGQLIAANLVEDGATMQMGIGAIPDAVLADLVNHKNLGIHSEMFSDGVVDLCNKGVITNSEKKLQTGRITASFLIGSKKLYQFVDNNPFVVMMGIDYVNDEFNIAQNPKVTAINSCIEVDILGQVCADSIGTRVYSGFGGQVDFLRGAAKGLDGKGKAILAMSSVTRKNESKICINLKPGASIVTTRAHMHYLVTEYGIAHLFGKNYRQRAHALIQIAHPDHREALERGAFERLKCMPSPD from the exons atgacATTTTTGAGACATTTTATTcgtctacaacaacaacatcaaaaatcacaatggatgccattgatgatgaaccgaTGTCAATTTCATAGCTATACAAATGAACCTACACATCCGATACCTGGACGGCATCCGAAAATGATGACCGCCGATGAAGCTGTATCCGTTGTTAAATCTG GTGATCATGTATTTATCCATGGTGCTGCTGCAACACCAAGAGCACTTGTACCTGCATTGGCTGAACATGgtaaaaagaataaattgaaagATGTTCGTGTCCATCATATACATACAGAAGGTGCTGGCGAATACAATGCTCCTGAATTTGAAGGAATATTCCGTtccaattcattattcacTGGTGCTAATTCACGTGAGGCGATCAATTCTGGCCGTGCTGATTTCACTCCAATTTTTCTGGGTGAAATTCCAAAACTTTTTTATCGAGGTATAATCCAACCTGATGTTGCTATGGTATCTATTTCACCGGCTGATGAACATGGCTATCATTCATTGGGAACTTCATGCGATGTTGCACGTGCTGCATTGATGCATTCAAAACATATTATCGGTCAGGTGAACAAACATATGCCACGAACATTTGGCCATTCAATCGTACATACATCACATTTCGATTCTTTGGTTGATGGACCGATTCCATTGCCGGATCATGCACCGAAAAACTTGACAGatacagagaaaaaaattggacaaTTAATTGCCGCTAATCTTGTGGAAGATGGTGCTACTATGCAGATGGGTATCGGTGCCATTCCGGACGCTGTACTAGCCGATTTGGTCAATCACAAAAATCTTGGCATCCATTCAGAAATGTTTTCTGATGGCGTTGTCGATCTATGTAACAAAG GCGTAATTACTAATTCTGAAAAGAAATTACAAACTGGACGAATAACGGCATCGTTTCTGATTGGatcgaaaaaattatacCAATTTGTGGATAACAATCCTTTCGTTGTGATGATGGGAATCGATtatgttaatgatgaattcaacaTTGCCCAAAATCCCAAAGTGACTGCCATCAATTCGTGTATTGAAGTCGATATCCTTGGTCAGGTTTGTGCTGATTCCATCGGCACACGTGTATATTCAG GTTTTGGAGGTCAAGTTGACTTTTTACGTGGTGCTGCCAAAGGTTTAGATGGTAAAGGAAAAGCTATTCTTGCTATGTCTTCGGTTactagaaaaaatgaatcaaaaatctgCATTAACCTAAAACCTGGTGCTAGTATTGTAACCACTCGTGCTCATATGCATTATTTGGTCACGGAATATGGCATAGCTCATCTCTTTGGTAAGAATTATCGACAACGTGCCCATGCCCTCATACAGATTGCACATCCGGATCATCGTGAAGCCCTAGAACGTGGTGCATTCGAACGACTCAAATGTATGCCATCGCCagattaa